One stretch of Euphorbia lathyris chromosome 7, ddEupLath1.1, whole genome shotgun sequence DNA includes these proteins:
- the LOC136235151 gene encoding catalase isozyme 2, with protein sequence MDPCKFRPSSAYDTPFWTTNGGAPVSNNNSVLTVGPRGPILLEDYHALEKLANFTRERIPERVVHARGMSAKGFFEVTQDVTHLTCADFLRAPGVQTPVTVRFSTVIHERGSPETLRDPRGFATKFYTREGNFDIVGNNFPVFFIRDGIKFPDVVHAFKPNPKSHIQEYWRIFDFLSHHPESLSTFAWFFDDVGIPQDYRHMEGFGVHTYTLINKAGKVTYVKWHWKPTCGVKSLMDDEAKRIGGANHSHATQDLYDSIAAGNFPEWKLCIQTMDPADEDKFDFDPLDMTKIWPEDMFPLQEIGRLVLNRNIDNWFAENEMLAFDPGLVVPGIYYSNDKLFQLRLFAYADTQRHRLGPNYKMLPVNAPKCPHHNNHYDGAMNFMHRDEEVDYFQSRYSPCSHAEKVPVPSAIISGGRREKCVIPKECNFKQPGERYRSWAPDRQERFLCRLANALSEPRISQEIRGIWVSWWAQCDQTLGQKLASRLNVRPNI encoded by the exons ATGGATCCCTGCaag TTCCGACCGTCGAGTGCATATGACACTCCATTCTGGACAACAAATGGTGGTGCTCCTGTCTCCAACAATAATTCTGTCTTAACTGTTGGACCCAGag GACCTATACTTTTGGAGGACTACCACGCATTAGAGAAACTAGCCAATTTTACCAGAGAGAGGATACCGGAGCGTGTAGTCCACGCGCGGGGAATGAGTGCTAAGGGTTTCTTTGAGGTCACTCAAGATGTCACTCATCTTACCTGTGCCGATTTCCTCCGAGCTCCGGGTGTTCAGACTCCAGTCACCGTCCGTTTCTCCACCGTCATCCACGAGCGTGGCAGCCCCGAAACTCTTAGGGATCCACGTGGCTTTGCTACTAAGTTTTACACTAGAGAG gGTAACTTCGACATTGTTGGAAACAATTTCCCAGTCTTCTTCATCCGGGACGGAATTAAATTTCCAGATGTGGTTCACGCTTTCAAGCCAAACCCCAAATCTCACATCCAAGAATACTGGAGAATTTTCGATTTTTTGTCACACCATCCCGAAAGTTTAAGCACTTTCGCTTGGTTCTTCGATGATGTTGGAATTCCTCAGGATTACAG ACACATGGAAGGATTTGGAGTTCACACGTACACTCTAATCAACAAAGCTGGAAAAGTAACATACGTCAAATGGCACTGGAAACCCACGTGCGGCGTCAAATCCCTAATGGATGACGAAGCAAAAAGAATCGGGGGCGCAAATCACAGCCACGCCACCCAAGATCTCTACGACTCAATCGCCGCCGGCAACTTTCCCGAATGGAAACTCTGTATTCAGACAATGGATCCGGCCGATGAAGACAAGTTTGACTTTGACCCACTTGATATGACCAAAATCTGGCCGGAGGATATGTTTCCTCTACAAGAGATCGGACGGCTGGTATTGAATAGGAACATTGACAACTGGTTCGCAGAGAATGAAATGCTCGCGTTTGACCCGGGACTAGTTGTTCCTGGAATTTACTATTCAAACGACAAGTTGTTTCAACTTCGGTTGTTTGCTTATGCTGATACTCAACGACACCGTTTAGGTCCTAATTATAAGATGCTACCGGTTAATGCTCCTAAGTGTCCTCATCACAATAATCACTATGATGGTGCTATGAATTTCATGCATAGAGATGAAGAG gTGGATTACTTCCAATCGAGATATTCTCCATGTAGCCACGCTGAGAAAGTTCCCGTTCCTAGTGCTATCATCAGCGGCGGAAGGCGTGAGAAG TGTGTGATTCCAAAAGAATGCAATTTCAAACAACCCGGAGAGCGATACAGATCCTGGGCACCCGACAGGCAAGAAAGGTTCCTCTGTAGATTGGCTAACGCCTTATCTGAACCACGTATCTCCCAGGAAATCCGCGGTATATGGGTCTCTTGGTGGGCTCAG TGTGACCAAACTTTGGGTCAGAAGTTAGCATCTCGTCTGAATGTGAGgccaaatatataa